The Brassica oleracea var. oleracea cultivar TO1000 chromosome C6, BOL, whole genome shotgun sequence genomic interval GTATTGATCAAAACTAAGAATTTAAAACTCAATTTTATCACTTCGTTAACCCGATCCACATAAGTGTAAACTTCACACAAATTTTGTTAACCACATCTACATTTGTTGTTTGGGTTTAAGGTTTATATTTGAATTTAGGGTTTAGTAAATAAAGTTTAAGGTTTAGAATTTAGAGGGTGGGTGAGATTGGGGGTTAGGTCTATGATTTAAGGAAATTAATTATTTTACATATTTTTAATATTTGGGTTTATGAGTTATATTTGGGTTTAGAGTTTAATGATTAAGGTTTATGGTATAGTATTTTGTTGGTGAAAGGGGTAAGGTTGAGGTTAGCATTAACTTCTTCCATGATATCATAAACATTTCATAATTTCATCAATATGTATTATGCTATTTATTTAGTTCCATTCTATTTAGGTTGAATGTTTATATTTGAGTTTAGGGTTTATATTATAGTTTAGGATTTAGTGATTATAGTTTAAATTTAAGTATTTAGGAGTTTATGGTGGAGTTGCTATATGGTTAATTATTGAGGGGTTGTATGGGGTTGGTGTTATATACTATTTTGGTATGGAATCGAACACTCTTGAACTTTCATATTATATTATTTATTTTGTTCCATTCTATTTGAATTTATGGTTTATATTTGGGTTTAGGGTTTATATTTCCATGTTTGGGTATAGTGATTACTTGAGAGTGTTTGAATTATAGTCGACTTGTGTTGACATTTGGGGCCAGAATTACCAGCTTCATAAAGCCATATCCATATCAACATACGTTTATGTCTACAAAATTGGCTTTGTCATTTGTAGTTGGCAATTTTAAATTTTCTTATTCCACGGGTCATATAGAATAAAAATTCATCAGCCTGCTAGTTCACATTTTCGGTTGAGTTTATATTCGACGCGCTTTAGGTAGACTATGAATGCATCAGCCTGGAATTTCACACTTTCGGTGACATGGGTTCATATTGGATTAAGGGTCATATTCCTCTGTAGGATTAGTGATTAGTTAATAGGTTATAACACATATTCATTTATGTATTTTATTTCCATGCTATTTAGCCTTTACGTCGTCGCCTATTCTATTTCGTCATATATAATTGCATTGTTAAGAAATTGGTTTCTCCGTTACGTTTCCATAAGTTGTAAAACGTGTACACTTAGTATCCCCTTATTTTCCTTTATAATGTAACTATCATACGTGATAAATAGTTGGCGTCTCACCTTTGTATATGTATGTACGTGATTATATTTGACAGAAAAGCACAACGTCACCTATTTTAACAATTGTAACTGGTAACTTGTAACTTAAAGGGAGATAACCGGCTGAAAAGTGAGCAAAAAAACAGACATTAAATTATGTCAAAATCAGTGTTAGTTACCTTAATTTATCTCTGAAAAATGGCTATTTCAGCAATAAACCCATAATAAATTAGATTATATTAAATGGGTTTTGTTTTTGGTATGAAATTATATTAAATGGGTTGTCCATGCCTAATATATATCTGTCTACATAAACATTTTCTGTGTATTGATGATGTTTCCCAAAATATTTTCAAGTTGAGGTTATTTAGACTGTATAACATTGTTAAATGTTATAGTATGTATGTTTTCAAGCAGAATATTGCGGACAAAAAATGCTTATTAATCATAACAGTGTCGAATTTTATTATCATTTGCAAATTGCAAAAGTAGTGAAACTTAATCATAACTATACTGAGATTATTCTTCTGCACAAGGTTGATCTACTTCACAAAATGTTGAGCCTATCTAGTTTAGAACATTGCAAAAATGCAAACTATAGTTGATTCTTCACTCTCCCAGGACAGTTTTGCTGAAATGTGTCTTTGAAACTGGTACTTCAAAAAAAAAAAACTAGAAACCTTACCTAGCAATAAAGTTTTCTTCTCTTCTTTTGAAATTAGAGGAACCTGCATTTACAGTTCTGCCTTAGATTCCAGGTCTTGTTCTGAATCTTCAGAGATGTCGCTTGAAGGAGAGGGTTAGGATTTTCTGTCGCAGCAGCGACAGGCTCGTTGAGTTCCGTATCTTCACCCAAGATTTTTGCTGTGAATTTCCGTGCCTCGAGAGCAAGATCGGGCCATTCTCAGTTACTATTCTTCTAGCACCCTGTGGAAGAACACAACATTTAACAAATCCTTAATCATTCTAGTCGATATGGAGCATCTAGATTAGTACAAACCATCAGTTACCTGAAGCTTTGAGTCCTTTGTCATGGGATTATTGCAAAAATATCGATTGTTCTGGCCTTGGATTTTGTGGCGTTTCCACACCAGGATTTCACACCACAACCACTCTTGGGGAAGTGAAAATATAGGAACAGTATGCTGAGCGTAATTAGGGAGATCCTGAAACAAGATAAATCCATGCCAATCAACAAGTTTGAACATAGAAGTCAAGAAGATAACCCCAAACCAGCAGTAGAATGTTATTAGATTCAAGACACAAATATACTGACTGCGGCCATTTCGAAACTGTGTTAGGATAAGACAAGGCTTTCAAATAAAGGAAAACGCTGGTGCGACCATCAAAGAAAGGTTATATATAGGTGCCTAACAACTAGACCAGAAAATTTGGATAAACCATATTGAACAATTTGCCTGATATTGAACAAACTGTTTGGATCATAGAATAGAATACTCGTAGATTAGATTATCTAAGGATCCATTAGTAATTTACCACATTACCCTTTGTTGTAATTCTGAGCAATCGCAATTACCTCAAAACGGAAAAGAAAAGTCAGTGAAGCAAAATTAGGAAGAGTCAAGCGCTCAGAATCTCTCATCAGAAGACGATGAAGAAGAGGACGATATACTCATGGGGAGCAGCGATTGTAATCTTCGTCGTTCTGATGATCGTCACTCCCACCATCCCTCAATCTCAGGCCTATCACGATTTCGCCGATCAACGAACCTTCTTTGGTAACTTCTCCTCTTTCTCTCATCATCATCATCTTCTTCTAGGGTTTTATCTTACGATCCATCAATCTCAGGGATCCCGAATGCTCTGAACGTCATCTCCAACTTCCCTTTCCTCATCATCGGCCTCATCGGCCTCGTCCTCTGCTTTTACCCAGACGATTACTTCAGATTCAGGTCAGTCAATCTCTACTTCGTCAATCTTCTTCCTAGTGAACAAAACGGATTTCAAAAATTGAATCTTTCTGTGTATGGAAAACAGTTTGCGAGGTGAGAAGTTGGGATGGACTTGCTTTTTCGTCGGTGTGGCTGCTGTTGCTTTCGGATCTTCTTACTACCATCTCCACCCTGATGATGCTCGCCTCGTCTGGGATCGCCTTCCTGTATGGCTCTTTCCTCTTCTGTGTCTCTCTTTGTCTCTCTCTCTCTCTCTCTCTCTCACTGGTGTATGCTTTGTTTTTGGAGTAGATGACTATTGCCTTCACGTCCATCATGGCTATATTTGTGATCGAGAGGATTGATGAGCACAAGGGCACTTACTCCATCGTCCCTTTGCTTCTCGTTGGCCTTGTTAGCATTCTCTATTGGAGGCAAGTCCTAAACTTTTGAGTGGGTCTCGATAAGAACCGCTTGTAGATGGTAACTTGTGAGGGTGTAATTTGCAGGTTTTTCGATGATCTACGTCCATATGCTTTAGTCCAGTTTGTTCCCTGCATTGTCATTCCACTTATGGCTATTCTCTTGCCTCCAATGTATACACATTCCACCTATTGGCTATGGGCTGCAGGTTAGTGTACTCACTCACTGTTGTTGAGTTGATATCTTCTTCAGATTGAAAGCTGTTCTTATTCTAGCTTCAATTGGGTTTCAGGATTCTATCTCTTAGCCAAGGTGGAAGAAGCTGCAGATAAGCCTATATATAGCTGGACTCATCATATTCTTAGTGGTCATTCTATAAAACATGTGTGCGCTGCCATGGTCCCTGTCTTCCTTACCCTCATGCTCGCTAAAAGAAGCGTTCAAACCGAGAGGTATACATATGAAATGATCAAATCCATTTTCTTGGACTTCATGCTTTAACCCCTTTTTTGCTGAACACAGGATTAGCTTGTATAAGACATGGAAGATATCATGGACGAGGAGTAGAGGGAAAGGAACAGAGGAAGAGAGCTTCGAGTGTACCTACACCAACGTAGCAGTCGAAGAGGCTCGGTAGGTTATGTTGGTGGTTAATGTAAGATCCATCTTTTACTAGTTTTAGCCGAGTATAGGAGGGGGGTGGAGGTTGATAATTCAATTTGAAACTCGTGAGCTTTGTAATCTTATGACAATGCAAACGTTTTATAGTGCTAACAACACTTTGATGTTATTATGATACAAAACTTCAACTAAAATTGGAATACAAGTTTCCCTAATGAAATCATCAACACTTACAGAAGTGTCAAGTAGTGTTATCAGGAGGAAGTGCCGTTAAGTCTCCTAATAACAGAGACGACACCTTGAATCCGCCTAACTTCCCATCTTCATTCCAGTGAACAACTGTTGCTCAGAGCAGTCCCTGACATCGCCTCTCCTCAAGATTCTCACTTCTCAAGAGTCAAGTTTTATGCACTGCTTTGAGAAGGAGAAACGTTGAAAGTAGAAACAATCTTCCCAGTTTTCTATAATTTAATATGAAACACCCAGTGCCTTTGGTGAGAGAGAAAGAAACAGTGATTGAGCTTAGCAACAGAGACAAGAGTCTTCTCAACAGACACGTAATGTTCATTTCCCGTAATGTTTGGTCACGAGAACTCAGTTTCATCCTTGTTTTAGTCCCTCTTCACATGCTTACCCTGTGATGCAACAAACTTAGGTGCCCTGTTCCTATAATCCACATTTGTCACAAAAACAAGTTTCTGTTTTCACCATCTCTCTTCCCCAGTTTAGACCAACCTGGCGACATGGGACCGAGTTTTCCTTTCATCGATCAAGTTCTCCTTATCTCCCAGACCTTAATGAGCTTTCCCCACCTCCTGGTAATATCAGCCTGCCTCCTCGTTGCAGTCTTTGCTTACCATTCCTTCAGACCAAGATGTATATACCTCATTGACTTCTCATGTTACCAACCTCCAGACTTCTTACGATCTCCAATCGCCAATTTCATTGAGCATCTTAACCTATCCGGTATATTTGACAGAGAATGCCTTGATCTCCAGCAGAAGATTCTAGAACGGTCAGGGATCGGAGATGACGCGTGCGTCCCTGTCACAGTCCATGAGATTCCACCACACTCTTCTCTCTCAGCAGCTAGAGAAGAAACTCATGACATCCTCTTCACTGTTGTCCAAGACCTTTTCTCAAAGCACAAGATAGATCCAAAGAGCATTGACATCCTTGTCTCTAACTGCAGCCTGTTTTGTCCTTCTCCATCCATAACCTCCATCATCATAAACAAGTTTGGCATGAGGAGCAACGTAAAGAGCTTCAGCTTGAGTGGAATGGGCTGCAGCGCGGGACTTCTATCGATAAACCTGGTCAAAGACCTTATGAAGATCCATAGTGGCTCTTTGGCGTTAGTGTTGAGCATGGAAGCAGTGAGTCCAAATGGTTACAAAGGGAAGTGCAAGTCAATGCTCATCGCTAACACAATCTTCAGAATGGGTGGAGCAGCGATTCTTCTCTCCAACAGAGAGCGAGACAAGGACAAGGCCAAGTATAAACTCCAGCATCTTATCAGAACTCATCTCGGATCAGACGATGAATCATATGAGAGTGTGATGCAGGAGGTTGATGAGGAAGGACTAGTGGGAGTAGCTTTGTCTAAGCAGCTTGTGAAGGTAGCATCAAAGGCCTTGAAGATCAACGTGGTGGAGCTAGGCCCTAGGGTGTTACCTTACTCGGAGCAGCTCAAGTACATAATCTCATTCATCAAAAGAAAATGGAGAAATCACAAGGAGAAGGAAGTGTACACACCTAACTTCAAGAAAGCTTTTGAGCATTTCTGTATACATGCTGGAGGAAGAGCGATAATAGAGGGCGTGGAGAAGCATCTGAAGCTGGAGAAAGAAGATGGAGAAGCGTCAAGGACAACGTTGTACCGTTATGGGAACACATCTTCGTCTTCTTTGTGGTATGAGATGCAGTACTTGGAAGCTAAAGGTAGAATGAAGAAAGGAGATAGAGTATGGCAGATTGGGCTTGGAAGTGGGTTTAAGGCTAATAGTGCTGTCTGGAAATGCGTTTCTGAGATTGATTCAAGAGACAAGAATGCATGGTCCGATAGAATCCATTTGTATCCGGTCTGTGGAGATGCATCAGGTTAGAACTTAGAACAACTCTCTTGTTTTAGTCAACTTTACACAAATGTCATTTGATTAACGATCATTAACCTCTTATTTTATCATTTGTCACAAGAAAGAAGATGCCAAAACTCGTTGTGCACATTCAAACCTAATAACAACACAACATTAAATGATTCAAAGTCTTTTTGATATTAGCTGATCAGCTCTACACGTTCTTCTTCATTATCTTTCTCCTCTTCAAACTCCTCACCCATCACTCTCTCTCTCGCCTTTTTGGCCTGTTCATATGATTCATTGGATGTTAACATAGACAATCACTTCCACTTACTTCAAAGAATGAAAACAACATATGAAGAAGGACATGACATTCACCTGTTGTTTCCAGTTGGTGAGGCTGACGATAAGACCAAGCAGAACGGCTTGCACAAATGACCCAACTGTAATACCAATCCAGAGTCCTTTTCCTCTCATGTCAAACTTAAAACCTAAAACAATAGCAGTTGGTATTCCAAAGAGATAGTACGCAGCAAGGTTTACATATGCTCCAATATCTTGCCTCCCTGATCCTCTTGCCACACCTGTTTCATCGCCTCACCTATCAGCACATGTTTAGTACTCACTAAATGACTTTTAAGGATCAGAGTCTAACCAGAAAGAACTGCGTGAAGGGCGTCGAATATGACTGATAAAGAAACCAGAGGAGCTATTGATCTTACATAATCCACAACTTCGGCTTCAGAGCTGAATAGGTAGCCAAATACGTTTCTTGCAGCAAAGACGGTTGCACCCACTAGTACTGATTCTACTCCTGTCATGACCATCACTGTGTACACCGCCATTCGAGCTTTTTTCGGGCTTCCAGCTCCTAACTCATTTGCAACTCTTGTACTGCAAGCAACCAAATAAAACAAAAGGAAGTGAGACTTAGGTTTATAGATATCTACATTTTGTAAAAATCGATGGGTATATAAGGAGCAAGAACCTTGCTGCGGCGCCTAGACTCTCTGGTATTTGGTACAAGGTGAAGATTGTTGATAGACTGTTCAACAAGGAAGCAAGCAAGCAAGATTGCATAAATGACATTTCATTCCAAAACATGAGTCTTTTAGAAGACAAGGAACATACTATTCCGGTCTAGTTTCCATACCAGCTCTAGTTTGACTAACAAAATGACTGTTTTATTTCAAAAAAATAAGAAAATATGACAAGAAACTCAAATGACCACCACTCCAGGCTGATTCAACCACCATAAACAACAAACAGATTCAAGTCCATTCAAATGTAATCACACTACTCGTTGCAAATAGGATGTTCATAATCATACCAAATCATGGATGCAGATGGGATACCAAACTGAAAAAACTCTCTCATTCCTTCAAACACACTCATGGAGATCTTCCCACGGCTCTCGCTACAAGTTGAAGAAAACATCATGTACAATCCAAGCACAACCACGTTCAACCAATAAGAAACGCTGATGGCAATAGCTGCACCGATGCTTCCAAGCCCGAACTTGAAAACCAAACTCCAGCAGAGAACAACATGGCAACACACAGCAGAGACTGAGCTTATCATCAACGGCAGAATCAAACTCTGCGCTTGGAAAAACTTAACAAGAGGCTGCATTGTCGCGTAACCAAAGAGAGCTGGTATGAGCCAAGTCGCAAACTTCCCCGCTTCTTGAGAAACCTCAGGATCTTGTCCGATGAAAGAGAGTATCTCAGCCATGAAGCTCCACAGAACAGACAAAGGGATGCAAACAAAGAACAGAGCTAACATCCCTGTGTAAGTATGTTCTCCGAGCTTCTCGAACTGCTTAGCTCCATAGGCTTGACCACATAGAGTCTCCAACGCACTAGCCAAACCAAACTGTGAAAGAAAGATCATCATTTAAAGAAAGACAAAGAACCTTCAAGAATGGAGGATAGGAGAAAGAGAACATACGACGAGGCTGAAGCCAGTGACGCTGCAGAAAGAAACGGCTATGGCTGTGCTTGATAGGTAAAGCTCACCGAGATGACCAACCATCATTATCGATATCACTTGGAGAAAGTACATGGACGAGTTCACGGCAACCATTGGACCTGCGATGTAGCTGAGCCTACCCATCTCCCGGAGTAACACATCTTTCGTGTTGACTTCTTCTTCTTCTCCGTGGACGAGCAAACCCTTCTCCGCAGAATCCATTTCTTGTTTCTCCGGAGATTTCGAGATTAATTTGTTGGAACCTTTTAATAAAATCTTTCTACTTTTATAGTGTAATGTATTTTTTTTGGGAATCTTCGTCTTCAATGCATTGTCAGAAATATAATTTAATAATGTGCATGTTTGTCATGTGAAGTGTGAACCAATCATGTATAGGTAGATTTGTTTGTTACTTTGACTTTCTTAATCATGGAGTACTATTTTAAACTTAACATGTGTTTCATCACCTTTTGTTTTTGTTAAGTTGTGTTTCATCACTTCTTGTTTAACCTTTCTACGTGTTTCATCACTCCTTAATTAAAGAACTTTCGATTTGGTTTCCGTAAAGTCCTTAACCCATAATTATATACGCATATATAATATATACATATAAATATATGTGTATTAAGGATCCAAGAGCAAAGACCCCCAATAATTATGCTTTTATTTTGTATTCTTTAGAGATGTGGAGAGCTGTTTGGTCTCTTAAGTGTGCATCATTTTAAGGGGTTTTTTTTTTTGGGAACTTAAGCGGCGTGCATTGCCGTATACTTCTCCTGAAAACAAGGCGTTGACTTCGGCCGCCTGCAGTCTTCGCAGGTTAGTAGAAAATATGATAAAATAATCACTAATGACAGCTTTTCTGTATTTCTTATCTAATCACGAGGTATGAACATGTAGTATAGTTTAGGGAAGCTATCAATCAGTCCTGTTATCAATACATAAATTTAATGTAGGGGAGTTTATGGTGGCGATGTGGTGCGCAACTTATTATTTTGTTTTACACAACTTATTATTTTGTTTTACAAAAAAAAAAAAATCTGGTTCAATCGAGCATAACTATTTTTCTATATTCTATCAAGTGTATAAATATTTTCCAAATTTTTAAGTGTATACAATTGTCCAAAATTATGTGGATATGCTTCCTAATATCTAGTTTTTTTTGATAACTCTGGTATCTGGGCAGCCACATTCCCAACTATTCCCCCGTAGGGGGTCCAGCGCCCCAACGGAAGGGATGTTAAATCCGCTGTGGCCGGGGCTCGAAGTCGTGATGGCGGGCACCTCAGCCGAGGTTCCTTTACCACCAGACCACGAGGCCCGGTTAAAGGAGACCTCTAGTGTGTGAGACTAGCGTGATAACCGACTACACCACCCAGACGCTGATTCCTAATATCTAGTTAATATTTTGTTATTATTAAATAAAAGCTACATAATTACGTAATATTATAAACATATATATGATAATTAATGATTATGAATAATACATATTTGATAACGATTTTTGTATTTTCTGTTTTTTTTGTTTATTTTTATATTATTGAAAGAAATTAAACAATCACATTAAACATATAATGAAAATATTTCGATTTTTTCTTATATGTTATATTTTAATTTTTTTTAAATGACTATAAATTATTAAAAATAATAAAAGTCTCACATTGAAAATTTTGTGATCAGTGGTTTAAATTTTTTTTGTTCAAGCAAGATACAAATAATAAATCGTATGAATGTGAAATCTCATTAATAAATATTCATATTATATATATATATATATTAATATCGTTTAAATTAAATTATATACTATATAAATATGTTAATTTCAAAATTTGTATTGAAAAATTATTGAGATCTTAATATTTTAATTTTTAAATTTGTATTGAAAGATCTCACATTAAAATTTTTGTGATTAACGGTTTAAATTTTTGTTACAACAAATATACAAATATTAATAAAATCATACAAGTAGAAAGTGTCAATAATAACTATTTATATTAAAATATTTTATATATATATATGTCAACATCACTAAAGTCTAATATGTTATATAATCCTGACAATTCCAAAAATACACTTCTTCAAATCAAAGTGATTTTTAATATTGGAAGCATATATATATATATATATATATATATATATATATATATATTCAGATTAAATAATTTAGTCTTTATTTTTATTCCTAAAAAACTTTTAATGAAATATCATAACAAGATTTCAATCATATGTTTTTGAGTTTGTTCGAAGAATAAGAGACTTTATCATTCGTCTAATATGTGTTTCCCTCTAATACCATATCTAGCTATTATAATTGTAAGAATGAGAGATTTGAACTATTAATTATAACTTTTCTGTTTTATCATTTAATAAATCAAACATTACATAGTTTATACATAATTCACATATACTAGAATGGTAAAGTATTATATATATTTTTTATCGGTATACTCTTAAGTAACTAAACCTCAAAAGCGTAGGTTAATAAAATAAGTAATTTGTTTTGTTGTTTTATAATTAGATGATTTTTAAACCGAACTGATGAATATATATACTAGACATACATTTATATTTCGAGTCTCCTATTATATTCTATAACAACTTGATATATTAGATTTGAACACTAACATGTGAATAGAGTTTGGCGGTGATTTTCTTCCAAAATTTTGATTCTTAGATATGTATATGAAGTGGAATTAATTTTAACATATGTCAATCTTTTTAAATTGATACTTATGTAATTCACATAAGAGATTAAAAAAAAAGAAACAAAACTCATATCAGTGAAACAAAAACAAGAACGGAAACACAATTTTACAGAGTTAGAAAATGAAATAACTTATGGAGAGTCAATAGTAAAAAAAATCGAGAGCAGAAAATCTAATCTTTTTTTGTCATTTTACAATCGATGTTGCCTATCTGGTTTTGGTAATTTGTGTCATCCGCTAAACTTAATTTATTTTGTGTATTTAAAGTCTTAAAATAATTAAAATGAGTTGTAATACGTTAACTTTTTAACAACAAGATGATACATTTAAGAGACTAACATTTGTGTTAGTCATTTTACAATTGATAAAGATTGTAGTGTTGCAAAATAATAAAATCGTTTAATAAACAAACATTAGTATAAAAAATTCACTCCGCGCATGCACACGGATTATCATCTAGTATATATATGACTCTCTAGTCTCTCTATATATAACTCACAACTTAATGTTTTTAAATCTCAACTTATTGTGTAAGTCATCTCGTTATTTTAAGGGTATTTTCTCTTCATTTTTTTTCAATTTCATGTACAAAAATACTCTCGAACTTGGTATTGAATTAACTCGTTACAATACGACAAATTCCAAAGACGATTGTATTTATGGCTGATAAGCTTACACGTGATGCTCAGACTCAGTATTCATGTGTGGTCTATGTTGATTCAGTTCCAACAAATAGACTTTCGGATTTGGATGCTTAGTTGTTTAGTATAGCCATTGTTGTCATAAAAAAAAAATTAGCTCGTAAAGTGAAACCCAACAAGTGACATGTAACGTACACGATAAAATGTTTTCTCTTTTCTAACGCGAAGATGGTGTGATTGAAAAAAATAGAATAATTAGGTGAGATATAGTGAAAAAAATGAAAAGTTGAGAAAATTGTTATGAAAATAAGAGGAATCTGTATTTTTATTAGACAATAAAGAATTATTTATATAGGGAATTACATAAGTACGAAACACTAATATAATATGAGTTAGGAAATACAAAGACTTATGAATATAGGCCTTCGAATATGGGCTTCCACCAGACTTTGGTTTATAACACTCCCCTTTGGAAGACCATCTCCGAAGTGGTTTGTAATACGCTTTGGATGTTGCCTCATTAAAATCTTACCAGGAAAATCCAATGGGATAAAACCATGGTGAAGGAAAAAGAGTACAACATGTATTACTCCCCCTATTGAGTACATCTCTGGATGTTAGTAACGTCTTAGTAATTAAATCCACCAAATCCTCGCTTGAGTGAACTTGGACGGACAAACAACTTGTATCACCAAAATAATTTACTCTTCTTCGGGTAGGTTAGTATCAAATGGACCCAAGTCTTTAGTTTCTTGTAGGTAACAAAAATATGTATAATCCCATTCTAGTGCCTTTGGGTCGATCATGAGATATATCTAGCTAATAGATTACGGCAAATTATTTATCTAGCCTTGTATGGCTCGCCAAATCCGTCAAAACTTTATGGCACTTAGACATGGCATTTCGAGACCAAGGATCTCCTCATTTTCTTCATTAGGGCCGAAATTATCTTTTTTTATTAAACCGAGGGACCTTATAAATATGAGACTTGTCAATTCGTAAGCTTAGTCCATATCAAACTTCTTGAGCACGTTATCTATGTATATCATTTGATGCATAAGGATTTTCTTTTCAAGGTGCTCAATGTATAATCCAATATATAATCTTGTTTTCCCAAAACCTTTCATGTTGAATTCNNNNNNNNNNNNNNNNNNNNNNNNNNNNNNNNNNNNNNNNNNNNNNNNNNNNNNNNNNNNNNNNNNNNNNNNNNNNNNNNNNNNNNNNNNNNNNNNNNNNNNNNNNNNNNNNNNNNNNNNNNNNNNNNNNNNNNNNNNNNNNNNNNNNNNNNNNNNNNNNNNNNNNNNNNNNNNNNNNNNNNNNNNNNNNNNNNNNNNNNNNNNNNNNNNNNNNNNNNNNNNNNNNNNNNNNNNNNNNNNNNNNNNNNNNNNNNNNNNNNNNNNNNNNNNNNNNNNNNNNNNNNNNNNNNNNNNNNNNNNNNNNNNNNNNNNNNNNNNNNNNNNNNNNNNNNNNNNNNNNNNN includes:
- the LOC106301118 gene encoding UDP-glucose:glycoprotein glucosyltransferase-like, whose protein sequence is MAADLPNYAQHTVPIFSLPQEWLWCEILVWKRHKIQGQNNRYFCNNPMTKDSKLQGARRIVTENGPILLSRHGNSQQKSWVKIRNSTSLSLLRQKILTLSFKRHL
- the LOC106301117 gene encoding uncharacterized protein LOC106301117, which encodes MKKRTIYSWGAAIVIFVVLMIVTPTIPQSQAYHDFADQRTFFGIPNALNVISNFPFLIIGLIGLVLCFYPDDYFRFSLRGEKLGWTCFFVGVAAVAFGSSYYHLHPDDARLVWDRLPMTIAFTSIMAIFVIERIDEHKGTYSIVPLLLVGLVSILYWRFFDDLRPYALVQFVPCIVIPLMAILLPPMYTHSTYWLWAAGFYLLAKVEEAADKPIYSWTHHILSGHSIKHVCAAMVPVFLTLMLAKRSVQTERISLYKTWKISWTRSRGKGTEEESFECTYTNVAVEEAR
- the LOC106301115 gene encoding 3-ketoacyl-CoA synthase 7-like, with amino-acid sequence MGPSFPFIDQVLLISQTLMSFPHLLVISACLLVAVFAYHSFRPRCIYLIDFSCYQPPDFLRSPIANFIEHLNLSGIFDRECLDLQQKILERSGIGDDACVPVTVHEIPPHSSLSAAREETHDILFTVVQDLFSKHKIDPKSIDILVSNCSLFCPSPSITSIIINKFGMRSNVKSFSLSGMGCSAGLLSINLVKDLMKIHSGSLALVLSMEAVSPNGYKGKCKSMLIANTIFRMGGAAILLSNRERDKDKAKYKLQHLIRTHLGSDDESYESVMQEVDEEGLVGVALSKQLVKVASKALKINVVELGPRVLPYSEQLKYIISFIKRKWRNHKEKEVYTPNFKKAFEHFCIHAGGRAIIEGVEKHLKLEKEDGEASRTTLYRYGNTSSSSLWYEMQYLEAKGRMKKGDRVWQIGLGSGFKANSAVWKCVSEIDSRDKNAWSDRIHLYPVCGDASG
- the LOC106301119 gene encoding MATE efflux family protein 5-like, with the translated sequence MDSAEKGLLVHGEEEEVNTKDVLLREMGRLSYIAGPMVAVNSSMYFLQVISIMMVGHLGELYLSSTAIAVSFCSVTGFSLVFGLASALETLCGQAYGAKQFEKLGEHTYTGMLALFFVCIPLSVLWSFMAEILSFIGQDPEVSQEAGKFATWLIPALFGYATMQPLVKFFQAQSLILPLMISSVSAVCCHVVLCWSLVFKFGLGSIGAAIAISVSYWLNVVVLGLYMMFSSTCSESRGKISMSVFEGMREFFQFGIPSASMICLEWWSFEFLVIFSYFFEIKQLMFWNEMSFMQSCLLASLLNSLSTIFTLYQIPESLGAAASTRVANELGAGSPKKARMAVYTVMVMTGVESVLVGATVFAARNVFGYLFSSEAEVVDYVRSIAPLVSLSVIFDALHAVLSGVARGSGRQDIGAYVNLAAYYLFGIPTAIVLGFKFDMRGKGLWIGITVGSFVQAVLLGLIVSLTNWKQQAKKARERVMGEEFEEEKDNEEERVELIS